Proteins from one Burkholderia oklahomensis C6786 genomic window:
- a CDS encoding indolepyruvate ferredoxin oxidoreductase family protein yields MNARLPIDGPPALADYRLTDNLSATRGRIFLTGTQALVRLLLMQRALDAAQGMNTAGFVSGYRGSPLGMVDQQLWRAKKQLDASGVRFLPAINEELGGTAVLGTQRVEADPERTVDGVFAMWYGKGPGVDRAGDALKHGNAYGSSPHGGVLVVAGDDHGCVSSSMPHQSDFAMIAWHMPIVNPSNIADMLEFGLYGWAMSRYSGAWVGFKAISETVESGSTVDLDALTMRWPAPEGFAPPADGLHNRWPDLPSLSIEARLAAKLDAVRHFARANSIDKWVAQSAHANVGIVTCGKAHLDLMEALRRLDLTLADLDAAGVRIYKVGLSFPLEMSRIDTFVDGLAEVLVIEEKGPVIEQQIKDYLYNRASGARPVVLGKHDAAGAPLLSELGELRPSRILPVFAGWLARHKPALDRRARVVDLVAPTILSNEADAVRRTPYFCSGCPHNTSTKVPEGSIAQAGIGCHFMASWMERDTTGLIQMGGEGVDWAAHAMFTNTRHVFQNLGDGTYFHSGILAIRQAVAARANITYKILYNDAVAMTGGQPVDGSISVPQIARQVEAEGVSRFVVVSDEPQKYDGHHNLFPQGTTFHHRRELDAVQRELRDTPGVTVLIYDQTCAAEKRRRRKKGEFPDPDRRLFINEAVCEGCGDCGVQSNCLSVEPVETVLGRKRRIDQSSCNKDFSCVNGFCPSFVTVEGAKLKKAAGVAFDEAALAARVDALPRPATHLDAAPYDMLVTGVGGTGVVTVGALVSMAAHLEGKSASVLDFMGFAQKGGAVLSFVRIASSDAWLHQVRIDTQQADVLLACDMVVGASADALQTVRRERTRIVVNMHAIPNAAFVRDPDANLHADALVAKMRHAAGDGFLSSCDAQALATKFLGDTVGANILMLGFAWQQGLVPVSLDALMRAIELNNVAVPMNKLAFSIGRMAAGDAAGLDAQWDARHPVREPLPPQTLDAIVADREARLAGYGGARYVERYRALVGAARAAGDERVARAVATTFYRLLAVKDEYEVARLYADGAFRTALEAQFEGAAGKDFRVKFNLAPPATAKAGRDGAAPRKQVFGQWLWPALGVLARVRGLRGTWLDPFGGTVERKMERALADDYEATMRRALAALTPSTADTVARLAELHAKARGYGHVKLANVASVKRAERELAARLSIDAATSAAVRRALDEMKGAGALRGIPVVVAKS; encoded by the coding sequence ATGAACGCCCGCCTGCCGATCGACGGCCCGCCCGCGTTGGCCGACTACCGCCTGACCGACAATCTTTCCGCGACGCGCGGCCGCATCTTCCTGACGGGCACGCAGGCGCTCGTGCGCCTGCTGCTGATGCAGCGCGCGCTCGACGCCGCGCAGGGCATGAACACCGCGGGCTTCGTCAGCGGCTATCGCGGCTCGCCGCTCGGGATGGTCGACCAGCAGCTATGGAGGGCGAAGAAGCAGCTCGACGCGAGCGGCGTGCGCTTCCTGCCCGCGATCAACGAGGAGCTCGGCGGCACGGCGGTGCTCGGCACGCAGCGCGTCGAGGCCGATCCGGAGCGCACCGTCGACGGCGTATTCGCGATGTGGTACGGCAAGGGCCCGGGCGTCGACCGCGCGGGCGACGCGCTCAAGCACGGCAACGCGTACGGCTCGTCGCCGCACGGCGGCGTGCTCGTGGTGGCGGGCGACGATCACGGCTGCGTGTCGTCGTCGATGCCGCATCAGAGCGACTTCGCGATGATCGCGTGGCACATGCCGATCGTGAATCCGTCGAACATCGCCGACATGCTCGAATTCGGCCTGTACGGCTGGGCGATGTCGCGCTACTCGGGCGCGTGGGTCGGCTTCAAGGCGATCTCGGAGACGGTCGAGTCCGGCTCGACCGTCGATCTCGACGCGCTGACGATGCGCTGGCCCGCGCCCGAAGGCTTCGCGCCGCCCGCGGACGGCCTGCACAACCGCTGGCCCGATCTGCCGAGCCTGTCGATCGAGGCGCGGCTCGCCGCGAAGCTCGACGCGGTGCGCCACTTCGCGCGCGCGAACAGCATCGACAAGTGGGTTGCGCAGAGCGCGCACGCGAACGTCGGCATCGTCACGTGCGGCAAGGCGCATCTGGACCTGATGGAGGCGCTGCGCCGGCTCGACCTGACGCTCGCCGATCTCGACGCGGCCGGCGTGCGGATCTACAAGGTCGGCCTGTCGTTCCCGCTCGAGATGTCGCGGATCGACACGTTCGTCGACGGCCTCGCCGAAGTGCTCGTGATCGAGGAGAAAGGCCCCGTGATCGAGCAGCAGATCAAGGACTATCTGTACAACCGCGCGTCGGGCGCGCGGCCCGTCGTGCTCGGCAAGCACGACGCGGCGGGCGCGCCGCTCTTGTCGGAGCTCGGCGAGCTGCGGCCGTCGCGGATCCTGCCGGTGTTCGCCGGCTGGCTCGCGCGCCACAAGCCCGCGCTCGATCGCCGCGCGCGCGTCGTCGATCTCGTCGCGCCGACGATCCTGTCGAACGAAGCCGACGCGGTGCGGCGCACGCCGTACTTCTGCTCGGGCTGCCCGCACAACACGTCGACGAAGGTGCCCGAGGGCTCGATCGCGCAGGCGGGGATCGGCTGCCACTTCATGGCGTCGTGGATGGAGCGCGACACGACGGGGCTCATCCAGATGGGCGGCGAGGGCGTCGACTGGGCCGCGCACGCGATGTTCACGAACACGCGCCACGTGTTCCAGAACCTCGGCGACGGCACGTATTTTCATTCAGGGATCCTGGCGATCCGGCAGGCGGTCGCCGCGCGCGCGAACATCACTTACAAGATCCTCTACAACGACGCGGTCGCGATGACGGGCGGCCAGCCCGTCGACGGCAGCATCTCGGTGCCGCAGATCGCGCGGCAGGTCGAGGCGGAGGGCGTGTCGCGCTTCGTCGTCGTGTCCGACGAGCCGCAGAAGTACGACGGCCATCACAACCTGTTCCCGCAAGGCACGACGTTCCATCATCGCCGCGAGCTCGACGCGGTGCAGCGCGAGCTGCGCGACACGCCGGGCGTCACCGTGCTGATCTATGACCAGACCTGCGCGGCCGAGAAGCGCCGCCGCCGCAAGAAGGGCGAATTCCCCGACCCGGACAGGCGGCTCTTCATCAACGAAGCAGTCTGCGAAGGCTGCGGCGATTGCGGCGTGCAGTCGAACTGCCTGTCGGTCGAGCCCGTCGAGACGGTGCTCGGCCGCAAGCGGCGCATCGACCAGTCGTCGTGCAACAAGGACTTCTCGTGCGTGAACGGCTTCTGCCCGAGCTTCGTGACGGTCGAGGGCGCGAAGCTGAAGAAGGCGGCGGGCGTCGCGTTCGACGAGGCCGCGCTCGCCGCGCGCGTCGACGCGCTGCCGCGCCCCGCGACGCATCTCGACGCCGCGCCGTACGACATGCTCGTGACGGGCGTCGGCGGCACGGGCGTCGTGACGGTCGGCGCGCTCGTCAGCATGGCCGCGCATCTCGAAGGCAAGAGCGCGTCGGTGCTCGACTTCATGGGCTTCGCGCAGAAGGGCGGCGCGGTGCTGTCGTTCGTGCGGATCGCGTCGTCGGACGCGTGGCTCCATCAGGTGCGGATCGACACGCAGCAAGCCGACGTGCTGCTCGCGTGCGACATGGTCGTCGGCGCGAGCGCCGACGCATTGCAGACCGTGCGCCGCGAGCGCACGCGGATCGTCGTGAACATGCATGCGATCCCGAATGCGGCGTTCGTCCGCGATCCGGACGCGAACCTGCACGCGGACGCGCTCGTCGCGAAGATGCGGCACGCGGCGGGCGACGGCTTCCTGTCGAGCTGCGACGCGCAGGCGCTCGCGACGAAGTTCCTGGGCGACACGGTCGGCGCGAACATCCTGATGCTCGGCTTCGCGTGGCAGCAGGGGCTCGTGCCGGTGTCGCTCGACGCGCTGATGCGCGCGATCGAGCTGAACAACGTCGCGGTGCCGATGAACAAGCTCGCGTTCTCGATCGGCCGGATGGCGGCGGGCGACGCGGCGGGCCTCGACGCGCAGTGGGACGCACGCCATCCGGTGCGCGAGCCGCTGCCGCCGCAGACGCTCGACGCGATCGTCGCCGATCGCGAGGCGCGCTTGGCCGGCTACGGCGGCGCGCGCTACGTCGAGCGCTATCGCGCGCTCGTCGGCGCGGCGCGCGCGGCGGGCGACGAGCGTGTAGCGCGCGCGGTCGCGACGACGTTCTATCGGCTGCTCGCGGTGAAGGACGAGTACGAGGTCGCGCGGCTCTATGCGGACGGCGCGTTCCGCACGGCGCTCGAAGCGCAGTTCGAAGGCGCCGCGGGCAAGGACTTTCGCGTCAAGTTCAATCTCGCGCCGCCCGCGACCGCGAAGGCGGGCCGGGACGGCGCCGCGCCGAGAAAGCAGGTGTTCGGCCAGTGGCTGTGGCCTGCGCTCGGCGTGCTCGCGCGCGTGCGCGGCCTGCGCGGCACGTGGCTCGATCCGTTCGGCGGCACGGTCGAGCGCAAGATGGAGCGCGCGCTCGCCGACGACTACGAGGCGACGATGCGCCGTGCGCTCGCGGCGCTCACGCCGTCGACGGCCGACACGGTCGCGCGGCTCGCCGAGCTGCACGCGAAGGCGCGCGGCTACGGGCACGTGAAGCTCGCGAACGTCGCGAGCGTGAAGCGCGCCGAGCGCGAGCTGGCCGCGCGTCTTTCGATCGACGCGGCGACGAGCGCGGCCGTGCGGCGCGCGCTCGACGAGATGAAGGGCGCGGGCGCGCTGCGCGGGATTCCGGTCGTCGTCGCGAAGTCCTGA
- a CDS encoding ion channel — protein MNVDSSSPHPPEHPAGSGSGARKPPRGGRRIWSGTRDVIAYGMPASVWRDLYYWALKVSWPVFFASLAALFVVNNTLFALLYLLGDAPIANQSPPGFAGAFFFSVETLATVGYGDMHPQTVYAHAVATLEIFVGMSGIALSTGLVFARFARPRAKIMFARHAIVRPFNGRMTLMVRAANARQNVIAEARAKLRLMRRELSSEGYSLLKIHDLKLVRSEHPIFLLGWNLMHVIDESSPLFGETAESLAERRALLLVMIEGSDETTTQMMQARHAWEHGDIRWHHRYVDLMSEVDGMTHIDYTRFNDVEPIEPQPAAEAREAPEAAEAPGTACAPGMPTTPPAEGGAYPV, from the coding sequence ATGAACGTCGATTCCTCTTCCCCGCACCCCCCCGAGCATCCCGCCGGCAGCGGCTCAGGCGCGCGCAAGCCGCCGCGCGGGGGCCGCAGGATCTGGTCCGGCACGCGCGACGTGATCGCGTACGGCATGCCGGCCTCCGTCTGGCGCGATCTCTACTACTGGGCGCTCAAGGTGAGCTGGCCCGTGTTCTTCGCGTCGCTGGCCGCGCTGTTCGTCGTGAACAACACGCTGTTCGCGCTGCTGTACCTGCTCGGCGACGCGCCGATCGCGAACCAGTCGCCGCCCGGCTTCGCGGGCGCGTTTTTCTTCAGCGTCGAGACGCTCGCGACGGTCGGCTACGGCGACATGCATCCGCAAACCGTCTACGCGCACGCCGTCGCGACGCTCGAGATCTTCGTCGGGATGTCGGGGATCGCGTTGTCGACGGGGCTCGTGTTCGCGCGCTTCGCGCGGCCGCGCGCGAAGATCATGTTCGCGCGCCATGCGATCGTGCGTCCGTTCAACGGCCGGATGACGCTGATGGTGCGCGCGGCGAACGCGCGGCAGAACGTGATCGCCGAGGCGCGCGCGAAGCTCCGGCTGATGCGGCGCGAGCTATCGTCCGAGGGCTATTCGCTGCTGAAGATCCACGATCTGAAGCTCGTGCGCAGCGAGCATCCGATCTTCCTGCTCGGCTGGAACCTGATGCACGTGATCGACGAATCGAGCCCGCTGTTCGGCGAGACGGCCGAATCGCTCGCCGAGCGCCGCGCGCTGCTGCTCGTGATGATCGAGGGCTCCGACGAAACCACCACGCAGATGATGCAGGCGCGCCACGCGTGGGAGCACGGCGACATCCGCTGGCATCACCGCTATGTCGATCTGATGAGCGAGGTCGACGGCATGACGCACATCGACTACACGCGCTTCAACGACGTCGAGCCGATCGAACCGCAGCCGGCCGCCGAAGCGCGCGAAGCACCCGAAGCAGCCGAAGCACCCGGTACGGCCTGTGCGCCGGGCATGCCGACCACGCCGCCCGCCGAAGGCGGCGCCTACCCGGTCTGA
- a CDS encoding S10 family serine carboxypeptidase-like protein, producing the protein MKRSMDGGSAGSAEWRRRMSAAAVVATMLLALGGCGDDLQSTTTPAQLDQPYTDTTAYSPKAGDGLPASQVSERAAVMSHQWSSNGASVDYLTTTGHLTAYDPNGNAEATMSYVAYTVPSQNGSPRPVTFFYNGGPGSSSVWLRLGSFAPTRVATPDPLMTNWPNFPLVDNPESLIATTDMVFIDPPGTGLSEAVQPNTNQTFWGADADVKVMRDFIRRYLSVNGRSGSPIYLYGESYGTPRTDMLALALESAGVQLTGIVLQSSILNYMAASGDQAVGTFPSYAQVAAYFNQVSPSPTNLGAYAQRIQDFATAQYTPIVHYATASSPVSPDGGTLAAWSTQTSMTTASLNAYFQYFYDTEASPGQTTLVPGYTIGRYDGRVSLPNGDPRLASDDDPSDILISQPFTTALASQMPNYLGYTAPNATYQTLNPDIIGAWNFSHAGQPYPDTIPDLLAALQLNPKLKVLSSNGYHDLATPYFETEKELARLQTVSGLAPNLQVTFYQGGHMIYLDDAARPQMKSDLVAFYQNQPVGNALTLAALPSPWPDESPANTPTAKIARAAAAR; encoded by the coding sequence ATGAAAAGATCGATGGATGGAGGGAGCGCCGGATCGGCGGAATGGCGCCGCAGGATGTCGGCGGCGGCGGTCGTCGCGACGATGCTGCTGGCACTGGGAGGGTGTGGCGACGATCTGCAGAGCACCACGACGCCCGCGCAGCTCGATCAACCGTACACGGACACGACCGCCTACTCGCCGAAGGCGGGCGACGGGCTTCCCGCGTCGCAGGTCTCCGAGCGCGCCGCGGTGATGAGCCATCAGTGGTCGTCGAACGGCGCGTCGGTCGATTACCTGACCACGACAGGGCATCTGACGGCCTACGATCCGAACGGCAACGCGGAAGCGACGATGTCGTACGTCGCGTATACCGTGCCGAGCCAGAACGGTTCGCCGCGGCCCGTCACCTTCTTCTACAACGGCGGGCCCGGTTCGTCGTCGGTGTGGCTGCGGCTCGGTTCGTTCGCGCCGACGCGCGTCGCGACGCCCGATCCGCTGATGACGAACTGGCCGAATTTCCCGCTCGTCGACAACCCGGAAAGCCTGATCGCGACCACCGACATGGTGTTCATCGATCCGCCCGGCACCGGCCTGTCGGAGGCCGTCCAGCCGAACACGAACCAGACGTTCTGGGGCGCGGACGCCGACGTCAAGGTGATGCGCGACTTCATTCGCCGCTATCTGTCCGTCAACGGCCGCAGCGGATCGCCGATCTACCTGTACGGCGAATCGTACGGCACGCCGCGCACGGACATGCTCGCGCTCGCGCTCGAATCGGCGGGCGTGCAGCTGACGGGCATCGTGCTGCAGTCGTCGATCCTGAACTACATGGCGGCGAGCGGGGATCAGGCGGTCGGCACCTTCCCGTCGTACGCGCAGGTGGCGGCGTACTTCAACCAGGTGTCGCCGTCGCCGACGAATCTGGGCGCGTATGCGCAGCGCATTCAGGATTTCGCGACCGCGCAGTACACGCCGATCGTGCATTACGCGACGGCCTCGTCGCCGGTGTCGCCGGACGGCGGCACGCTCGCGGCATGGTCGACGCAAACGAGCATGACAACCGCATCGCTCAATGCGTACTTCCAGTATTTCTACGACACCGAGGCTTCGCCCGGTCAGACGACGCTCGTGCCGGGCTACACGATCGGCCGCTACGACGGCCGCGTGTCGCTGCCGAACGGCGATCCGCGTCTGGCGAGCGACGACGATCCGTCCGACATCCTGATCTCGCAGCCGTTCACGACGGCGCTGGCGTCGCAGATGCCGAACTATCTTGGCTACACCGCGCCGAACGCGACGTATCAGACGCTGAATCCCGACATCATCGGCGCGTGGAACTTCAGCCATGCGGGCCAGCCGTATCCGGACACGATTCCGGATCTGCTCGCCGCGCTGCAGCTGAATCCGAAGCTGAAGGTGCTGTCGTCGAACGGCTATCATGATCTCGCGACGCCGTATTTCGAAACGGAAAAGGAGCTCGCGCGGCTGCAGACGGTGTCCGGCCTCGCTCCGAACCTGCAGGTCACGTTCTATCAGGGCGGCCACATGATCTACCTCGACGATGCCGCGAGGCCGCAGATGAAGTCGGATCTTGTCGCGTTCTACCAGAACCAGCCCGTGGGGAACGCGCTGACGCTCGCGGCGCTGCCGTCGCCGTGGCCCGACGAGAGCCCGGCCAATACGCCGACGGCGAAAATCGCGCGGGCCGCCGCGGCCCGCTGA
- a CDS encoding sulfate ABC transporter substrate-binding protein yields MKHNQGIGRRLFAGIAAAMLVTAAHADTALLNVSYDVTRELYKDINASFIAAYKQKTGEAVSIRQSHGASSAQALSVLQGLQADVVTMNQPNDIDLLAERGQLLPKDWRARFPNNSSPYSTTMVFLVRHGNPKQIKDWSDLAKPGVQVIIANPKTSGNGRYAYLAAWGYQKLKGATDQQALDFEKAIFRNVPVLDSGGRGATTTFTQRGIGDVLVTFENEVALIDTGAAGASFDAVYPSASILAEPPVAIVDKVVDKKGTRKEAQAYLEYLYSPAAQEIVARHHLRPRDPNVLKKHASEFKPLKTFSVEQIFGNWANAQKTHFADGGTFDKIIVDRK; encoded by the coding sequence ATGAAGCACAACCAAGGGATCGGCCGCCGGCTCTTCGCCGGCATCGCCGCGGCGATGCTCGTGACGGCCGCGCACGCCGACACGGCGCTGCTGAACGTCTCCTACGACGTCACGCGCGAGCTGTACAAGGACATCAACGCGAGCTTCATCGCCGCGTACAAGCAGAAGACGGGCGAGGCGGTGTCGATCCGTCAGTCGCACGGCGCGTCGAGCGCGCAGGCGCTGTCGGTGCTGCAGGGGCTGCAGGCGGATGTCGTGACGATGAACCAGCCGAACGACATCGATCTCCTCGCCGAGCGCGGCCAGCTGCTGCCGAAGGACTGGCGCGCGCGCTTCCCGAACAACAGCTCGCCGTACTCGACGACGATGGTGTTCCTCGTGCGCCACGGCAATCCGAAGCAGATCAAGGACTGGAGCGATCTCGCGAAGCCGGGCGTGCAGGTGATCATCGCGAATCCGAAGACGTCGGGCAACGGCCGCTACGCGTATCTCGCCGCGTGGGGCTATCAGAAGCTGAAGGGCGCGACCGATCAGCAGGCGCTCGACTTCGAGAAGGCGATCTTCCGCAACGTGCCGGTGCTCGACTCCGGCGGCCGCGGCGCGACGACGACGTTCACGCAGCGCGGGATCGGCGACGTGCTCGTCACGTTCGAGAACGAGGTCGCGCTGATCGACACGGGCGCGGCGGGCGCGAGCTTCGACGCCGTCTATCCGTCGGCGAGCATCCTCGCGGAGCCGCCCGTCGCGATCGTCGACAAGGTCGTCGACAAGAAGGGCACGCGCAAAGAGGCGCAGGCGTATCTCGAGTATCTTTACTCGCCCGCCGCGCAGGAGATCGTCGCGCGGCACCATCTGCGTCCGCGCGATCCGAACGTGCTGAAGAAGCACGCGAGCGAATTCAAGCCGCTCAAGACGTTCAGCGTCGAGCAGATCTTCGGCAATTGGGCGAACGCGCAGAAGACGCATTTCGCCGACGGCGGCACGTTCGACAAGATCATCGTCGATCGCAAGTAA